A stretch of DNA from Mucilaginibacter daejeonensis:
TTGGAGGATGTACAACGTACGCTGGACGCTTACAGCGAAGTAGCGCAGAAACTTAAGGACGGCCACTATAAAGAAAAAGAGAACTCGATGGCTTTGGCTTAATACTCTATAGCCAATATAAAGAGAAAGCCCCTTGCATGACCGTGCAAGGGGCTTTCGTGTTGTTGCATTATTGGTTAGCGAATACGCGATCTTCATTATCATGAACCCTTTGCACGCAGCCACGATGCGCGTTGCCGACATTTCACTGAGCGTATATTCACTAAACGCGCTCTATTTGTGCGGCAAGTGCCTCAAAATGTGCGTATTTATACTCTGGTTTATTGCAAAAATTTAATTTAAACGCTTCCATCTATATTATTATTTGATCAAAAGCCGTGCAACATTGATAAAGTGTTCAAAACGTGCTTTAAGGGCGTTTTTTTGGCTCTCAAAATTTTCTTTTTTTGAAAAATCAAGTTAGATTAGCCTTAGTTAAAACAATTAAACCTCAATCTTTAAAAGGAGTGACTCAACATGGAAAAATTTAACCAGGTAAAAGAACTTATTGCTTCATTAGAAGCCGATGCCGACAAATTTTATACTAAAGGTAACAGTGCAGCCGGTACGCGTGTGCGTAAAGGTATGCAGGACCTTAAAAACCTGGCTCAGGCTATCCGCCTTGAAGTACAAGACACCAAGAACAAAGCTTAGTACTTTATTACTTATAAAAAAGCCGGTCCTCTATTATTTAGAGGACCGGCTTTTTTGTTCTATATCATCGTGTTCACAGATCGATCACTATCTCATCGTTCACATAGTTGACCGGCTGTACCGACCGGCCGGCATCAAAGCCATGGAGTGTCACTTCCAAAGTATGGAAGCGAGAGGTAAAGCTACCTTCGGCCGCTGTAAGGATCAATTTGCCTGCTGCGGGATCAAAAGTGATGGTGCGTACATGCTTTTGGCCTTGTTGGTAGTTGTAAGTGTGGCCGTCGTCTTCATAATACACCAGGTCGGTCATATCATTGCCGCTCCAAACGTGTAAGGTCAGTACGCCATCGCCGGCGTCCTGGGTGCTTTGTATCACGTTCTGCATCGGTATGATCGCTCCGGCTTTAGCAAACACCGGCATATCGCTCAACGGCGCATCTACGGTGTGTTCCTGTCCGCCCGTGTAGCGTTCATCAGAACCAAAGCGGTACCAATCGCCGCAAGGGAGGTATACCTTGGCTGTGGTGACCGTGCTGATCACTGGTGCCACCAGCAGCCCCGGACCGAACATGAACTGATCTTGATAGTCTTTGTAGTATATGGCCGCATCATGCGGATGATCGATCGCCAGTGTGCGGCAAACCGGCATACCGGTAAGAGTGGTCTCGTAAAACAGGGAGTAAAGGTATGGCAATAAGCGATAACGCTGCTCAATGGAGTGGCGGATCAGCTCGAGGTTTTGTTCACCATACTGCCACGGCTCGCGGTAGTCAGAATCTTTGATGGAATGATTGCGGTACATTGGTGTAAATACGCCTAAGGAGTTCCAGCGCACCATCATCTCAGGCGTTGGGTTGCCACTGAAACCGCCGATATCTACACCCACGAAGGCCATCCCGCTTACGCCTAAGCTGTTCACCAGGCGTGCGCCTAATAACAGGTGCTCATCGGTAGCGGTGTTATCGCCCGTCCACACGGCCGAGAAACGTTGCGTACCCGTATAGGCCGCCCTGGTAAGTACGAACGGTCGTTTGTTACCCAATATCTTGCGGGTGCCATCATAAGTGGCCTTGGCCATCATCATGCCATATACGTTACGTACCTCAGGCATGAATTTGTCTCCAAATTTCACGATCCAAGGTATGTTCTGATTCCATACGGCAGGCTCATTCATATCGTTCCAAAAGCCTTCTACGCCAGGGTCGGTCAGCGCCGTAAAGGCAGCGCCCCACCATTCCCGTACATCCTCCCTAAAAAAGTCAGGGAAGTGGCAGCGGCCCGGCCATACCTCACCAATGTAATTTTCGCCGTTAGGATAGGTGGCAAAATAGCCTTTCTCCACACCTTCATCGTACTGCTGATACCCTTTCTCCACCTTGATACCCGGATCCACGATGGTCACCAGCTTAAAGTTCATTGCTTTCAACTTGTCAATAAAGGCCTTGGGATCGGCAAAGGTCTCCTGGTTCCAGGTAAAGATCTTGAAACCCTCCATGTAGTCGATGTCGCAATACATCACATCGGCAGGCACGTTATGCTCGCGGAACTTGGAAGCCACATCCAACACTTCATTGGCCGACATATAGCT
This window harbors:
- a CDS encoding glycoside hydrolase family 31 protein, encoding MDYKILGNTQSVQQAAGRLTITTAEATALITVYSPTVIRVNITRNVQDADASFAVIREPLGQIEHQETDTEVIVTTDALTLRISKDPLRFAFYTPDGKLLSKDDERFGTSWQNSRVINHRELNPDERFIGLGEKVGDLNRRASSFTNWNTDASDHTPKTDPLYETFPFFIGIHSGLTYGLFLDNTHKSYFDFAASCDDQFIWLGADDGDLNYYFFGAQTVPGIIEDLTWLTGRMEMPPLWSLGYQQCRWSYMSANEVLDVASKFREHNVPADVMYCDIDYMEGFKIFTWNQETFADPKAFIDKLKAMNFKLVTIVDPGIKVEKGYQQYDEGVEKGYFATYPNGENYIGEVWPGRCHFPDFFREDVREWWGAAFTALTDPGVEGFWNDMNEPAVWNQNIPWIVKFGDKFMPEVRNVYGMMMAKATYDGTRKILGNKRPFVLTRAAYTGTQRFSAVWTGDNTATDEHLLLGARLVNSLGVSGMAFVGVDIGGFSGNPTPEMMVRWNSLGVFTPMYRNHSIKDSDYREPWQYGEQNLELIRHSIEQRYRLLPYLYSLFYETTLTGMPVCRTLAIDHPHDAAIYYKDYQDQFMFGPGLLVAPVISTVTTAKVYLPCGDWYRFGSDERYTGGQEHTVDAPLSDMPVFAKAGAIIPMQNVIQSTQDAGDGVLTLHVWSGNDMTDLVYYEDDGHTYNYQQGQKHVRTITFDPAAGKLILTAAEGSFTSRFHTLEVTLHGFDAGRSVQPVNYVNDEIVIDL
- a CDS encoding histone H1 — its product is MEKFNQVKELIASLEADADKFYTKGNSAAGTRVRKGMQDLKNLAQAIRLEVQDTKNKA